Proteins encoded in a region of the Ferviditalea candida genome:
- a CDS encoding PHP domain-containing protein — MQNLFVSPPFDLHMHTTASDGEYTPIDLVRKAHSVGLKTIAITDHDTLDAVEEAQIEGERLGIEVIAGVELSTKHKGKSVDVLGYYITNRKELDTLLQKMRDERENRTHRIIDKFVEIGMPLTIDDVKEFGGGSVLARPHIAKAIVKKGYVSDYQTVFDEYLADGKPCALDKFILSPQQAIDLIHNAGGKAFIAHPKLIGNDELVAELLNECSFDGIEVWHRKHDLEDASRYEEMAKSSGILMSGGSDFHNDEHELGRFGFNLNKELHT, encoded by the coding sequence ATGCAAAATTTATTTGTTTCTCCTCCATTTGATCTTCATATGCATACAACAGCATCTGACGGGGAATATACTCCAATCGATTTAGTCAGGAAGGCACACAGTGTTGGTTTGAAAACAATCGCCATCACCGACCATGATACGTTGGACGCTGTGGAGGAAGCACAAATTGAAGGAGAAAGACTTGGCATTGAAGTCATTGCTGGTGTAGAGCTCAGTACCAAACATAAGGGGAAAAGTGTTGACGTATTAGGATATTACATCACCAATCGAAAAGAATTAGATACACTGCTACAAAAGATGAGAGATGAACGGGAAAATCGAACGCACCGAATTATTGATAAGTTTGTTGAAATCGGCATGCCTCTTACGATCGATGACGTGAAAGAATTCGGTGGCGGCAGCGTATTGGCTCGTCCTCATATCGCAAAGGCGATTGTTAAGAAAGGGTATGTTTCTGACTATCAAACCGTTTTTGATGAATATTTGGCAGACGGGAAACCCTGTGCTCTTGATAAATTTATATTATCTCCGCAGCAAGCCATAGATCTCATCCATAATGCAGGAGGTAAAGCATTCATTGCCCATCCCAAATTAATTGGCAATGACGAACTTGTTGCAGAGCTTTTGAATGAATGTTCATTTGACGGTATTGAGGTTTGGCATCGGAAACATGATCTAGAAGATGCGAGCAGATATGAAGAGATGGCCAAATCTTCTGGCATACTCATGTCCGGTGGCTCCGATTTCCATAACGATGAACATGAATTGGGCCGATTTGGTTTTAATCTAAATAAGGAGCTGCATACATAG
- a CDS encoding sugar phosphate nucleotidyltransferase — MKGIILAGGTGSRLYPLTKVTNKHLLPVGKYPMIFHAISKLKQSGIEDILIVTGKDHMGDVVNLCGSGGEFNLKFTYKVQDEAGGIAQALGLAEHFVGQDQMVVILGDNVFSDSIASHVDNFKKQKSGAKILIQEVHDPQRYGVPEIQGNHIVSIEEKPQNPKSSYAVTGIYMYDHHVFDIVKTLRPSGRGELEITDVNNAYIERGQLTFDILQGWWTDAGTHASLAKANELAKDVEFGEEFGKLKL; from the coding sequence GTGAAAGGTATCATATTGGCAGGTGGTACAGGATCGAGGTTATATCCGTTGACTAAAGTCACCAACAAACATTTGCTGCCTGTCGGCAAGTATCCGATGATATTCCACGCGATTTCTAAACTGAAGCAATCGGGAATAGAAGATATTCTGATTGTGACCGGGAAGGATCACATGGGAGATGTGGTGAACCTTTGCGGCAGCGGCGGAGAATTCAATTTGAAGTTTACGTATAAAGTTCAAGACGAGGCTGGCGGCATCGCCCAAGCGTTAGGTTTAGCCGAGCATTTTGTGGGTCAAGATCAAATGGTTGTTATTTTGGGAGATAACGTATTTTCGGACTCCATCGCTTCCCATGTAGATAACTTTAAAAAGCAGAAGTCTGGTGCGAAAATCTTGATTCAAGAGGTTCATGATCCTCAACGGTATGGCGTTCCGGAAATTCAAGGGAACCATATTGTTTCCATTGAAGAAAAACCGCAAAATCCGAAAAGCAGCTATGCCGTAACGGGGATTTATATGTATGATCATCATGTGTTTGACATTGTGAAAACCTTAAGACCATCCGGCCGCGGCGAGTTGGAAATTACCGATGTCAATAATGCCTATATTGAAAGAGGGCAATTGACTTTTGACATCCTCCAAGGCTGGTGGACCGATGCCGGAACCCATGCATCATTAGCTAAAGCGAATGAGTTGGCTAAGGATGTTGAATTCGGTGAAGAATTCGGAAAGTTGAAATTGTAA
- the rfbC gene encoding dTDP-4-dehydrorhamnose 3,5-epimerase, which produces MNLSETKLQGVYIIEPDVFGDARGFFMETYNRNRFYEQGIDVEFIQDNHSLSVETGVIRGLHYQLNPKAQTKLVRVAAGAIYDVVVDIRKSSPTFGQWTGVILSEANKRQLLVPKGFAHGFCTIVPNTQVLYKVDEYYSPEHDRGILWSDPKLGIDWPASNPILSDKDRRHPILEDAEINF; this is translated from the coding sequence ATGAATCTGTCCGAAACAAAACTTCAAGGTGTCTATATTATAGAACCTGATGTATTTGGTGACGCCCGCGGTTTTTTTATGGAAACTTATAATCGGAACCGTTTTTATGAACAAGGTATTGATGTTGAATTTATCCAAGATAATCATTCGCTTTCTGTTGAAACCGGAGTCATTCGGGGGCTGCATTATCAGCTGAATCCAAAAGCGCAAACAAAATTGGTCAGAGTTGCTGCAGGAGCCATTTATGATGTCGTTGTCGATATTCGGAAAAGCTCGCCGACATTCGGTCAATGGACAGGAGTCATTCTAAGTGAAGCCAACAAACGACAGCTTCTTGTTCCCAAAGGTTTTGCTCATGGATTCTGTACAATCGTACCCAATACCCAAGTTCTATATAAAGTCGATGAATATTATTCTCCTGAACATGATCGCGGAATATTATGGAGCGACCCAAAGCTCGGTATAGACTGGCCGGCCTCGAATCCGATTTTGTCGGATAAAGATCGAAGACACCCTATTCTGGAGGATGCTGAAATTAATTTTTAA
- the rfbB gene encoding dTDP-glucose 4,6-dehydratase: MKILVTGGAGFIGSNFVLYMLKNHPDYEIINLDALTYAGNLENLSSIEENSHYTFVKGDISDPSTIDGLFEQGIDVVVNFAAESHVDRSILDPGIFIKTNVSGTQVLLDAAKKYGVEKFVQISTDEVYGTLGDTGLFSETTPLAPNSPYSASKAGSDLLVRAYHETFGIPVNITRCSNNYGPYQFPEKLIPLIIANALNDKPLPVYGDGLNVRDWLYVEDHCSAIDLVIHKGKNGEVYNIGGNNERTNIDIVNTILVELGKPQSLIQFVKDRPGHDRRYGIDATKIRTELGWNPQFPFDKGIKTTIQWYLDNQIWWERIQSGAYQAYYQKQYGSRLGA, encoded by the coding sequence ATGAAAATATTAGTCACCGGCGGAGCGGGTTTTATCGGAAGCAATTTTGTGTTGTATATGCTCAAAAATCATCCAGATTATGAGATTATTAACTTGGATGCATTGACCTATGCCGGGAATTTGGAGAATCTTTCAAGTATCGAAGAAAACTCTCATTATACCTTTGTCAAAGGAGATATTTCGGACCCCTCAACCATTGATGGTCTATTTGAACAAGGAATCGATGTCGTTGTGAATTTTGCGGCGGAATCCCATGTTGACCGGAGTATTCTGGATCCGGGTATTTTCATTAAGACAAATGTGTCGGGTACCCAGGTGTTGTTGGATGCGGCAAAAAAGTATGGAGTGGAGAAGTTTGTCCAGATCTCCACGGACGAAGTCTATGGAACATTGGGAGATACCGGATTATTCTCAGAAACAACGCCGCTGGCTCCGAATAGCCCGTATTCGGCAAGCAAAGCCGGCTCCGATCTGCTGGTGCGCGCGTATCATGAGACCTTTGGAATTCCTGTGAACATCACAAGATGCTCGAATAACTACGGTCCCTATCAATTCCCGGAAAAATTGATACCGCTGATAATCGCCAATGCATTAAATGACAAGCCGCTGCCAGTATACGGGGACGGCTTGAATGTGCGGGATTGGTTATATGTCGAAGATCATTGCAGCGCCATTGATCTTGTCATACATAAGGGAAAGAACGGCGAAGTCTATAATATAGGCGGCAATAACGAAAGAACCAACATTGATATCGTTAATACTATTTTAGTTGAATTGGGAAAACCCCAGAGCCTGATTCAATTTGTGAAGGACCGTCCGGGTCACGATCGACGGTATGGGATTGATGCTACAAAGATAAGAACGGAATTAGGCTGGAATCCGCAATTCCCGTTTGACAAAGGGATTAAGACCACGATCCAATGGTATTTGGATAACCAAATTTGGTGGGAGCGGATTCAATCCGGAGCATATCAAGCCTACTATCAAAAACAATATGGTTCGAGACTGGGAGCATAA
- the rfbD gene encoding dTDP-4-dehydrorhamnose reductase: protein MKIVVTGAGGQLGQDLVRIMNEQHEVFGLTRNELDIKDLQQTQSVIESIRPDAIVHAAAYTAVDLAEDEETEAYQVNAFGSRNIALAAEQVGAKICYISTDYVFDGQAATPYREYDNTNPAGVYGKSKRAGEDLVKTLSSRYFIVRTSWVYGKHGNNFVKTMLKLAKEKDSLKVVHDQVGSPTYTVDLSYFIKELIETEKYGIYHASNTGTCSWFEFAKAIFEESSIKVNVQPCTTEEFPRPAPRPKYSVLDHLSIRANGFQDFRHWREALKEFISKEMEDQ, encoded by the coding sequence ATGAAAATTGTTGTCACGGGTGCGGGAGGACAATTAGGACAAGATTTGGTTCGGATCATGAATGAACAGCATGAAGTATTCGGATTAACCCGAAATGAATTGGATATAAAAGACTTGCAGCAAACCCAATCGGTGATCGAATCCATTCGTCCGGATGCTATTGTTCATGCGGCTGCCTATACAGCGGTAGACCTGGCGGAGGATGAAGAAACGGAAGCCTATCAGGTGAACGCCTTCGGAAGCCGCAATATAGCTTTGGCAGCGGAACAAGTCGGCGCCAAAATTTGTTATATCAGCACGGATTATGTTTTTGATGGCCAAGCTGCGACACCCTATCGGGAATATGATAATACCAATCCTGCAGGTGTATACGGAAAATCGAAGAGAGCCGGGGAGGACTTGGTGAAGACTTTATCTTCCCGGTATTTTATCGTTCGAACGTCGTGGGTTTACGGGAAGCACGGGAACAATTTTGTGAAAACCATGTTGAAATTGGCCAAAGAAAAAGATTCTCTTAAAGTGGTCCATGACCAGGTTGGTTCACCGACATATACAGTGGATCTGTCTTATTTTATTAAAGAATTAATAGAAACTGAAAAATACGGGATTTATCATGCTTCGAATACGGGGACATGCTCTTGGTTTGAGTTTGCCAAAGCCATTTTTGAAGAAAGCAGTATAAAAGTAAATGTTCAGCCCTGCACAACCGAAGAATTTCCGCGCCCAGCTCCAAGACCCAAGTATTCGGTGTTGGATCATTTATCCATTCGTGCGAACGGATTTCAGGACTTCAGACATTGGCGCGAGGCTTTGAAAGAATTTATTTCAAAAGAGATGGAAGATCAATAA
- a CDS encoding SLC13 family permease, giving the protein MTFQIGFVLAVVVIMIVFLVLEVARPEIIVFTSLSVLLLSGILTPDEALRGFSNQGMLTIALLFVVAGAVQNSGILNKAISLLLGHSNNLKTVLFRFMFPVTAISAFMNNTPIVVMLMSDIKKWSRDHHISPSKLLLPLSYAAIFGGMITLIGTATNLVVHGLMLDYGMRGMSMFQLSAVGIPAAILGILYMVFIGQKLLPDNKSLDETYYEKRREYLTEMVVSPDCTVIGKSIEQAGLRNLKGLFLFEIIRSKEHITPVPSYEKIEAGDRLLFSGDIATIVELQNIKGLYLETGTDLNMNHMKDGSAQLIEAVVSHHSGLLQKTIKQHNFRSRYDAAVVAVHRNHERIQGKIGDIVLRPGDTLLLLAGKEFFKRNAESSDFYLTSPVDSSIKPANSEKVKLILFIVLAMILVASLNWLSMFKASLLAVILLFITRSIVSEDVRKSVHLDVLLLIASSLGIGLALEKTGAAAWIALVIQKFGGGFDFISLPLLVYIMTNLLTEIITNTAAAVIMFPISVALANQMNIDPMGLIITMTIAASASFVTPIGYQTNLIVYGPGGYKFFDYVKVGLPLSLIYMVTTVSIVGILW; this is encoded by the coding sequence ATGACGTTCCAAATCGGATTTGTTCTGGCTGTTGTCGTAATTATGATCGTATTTCTTGTTCTGGAAGTGGCAAGACCCGAGATTATTGTCTTCACCTCATTATCCGTATTGCTTCTCTCCGGCATTCTCACGCCTGATGAAGCGCTGCGCGGTTTTTCAAATCAAGGAATGCTTACGATCGCTCTCTTGTTTGTCGTCGCGGGTGCTGTTCAAAACAGCGGAATCTTGAATAAAGCGATCAGCCTGTTGTTGGGACATTCAAACAATTTAAAAACCGTCTTGTTTCGATTCATGTTTCCTGTGACGGCGATCTCCGCTTTCATGAACAACACGCCGATTGTCGTCATGCTGATGTCGGATATCAAGAAGTGGAGCCGGGACCATCATATTTCCCCGTCCAAGCTGCTGCTGCCGTTATCCTATGCGGCGATATTCGGCGGGATGATCACGTTGATCGGAACAGCGACGAATCTTGTGGTTCATGGATTGATGCTTGATTACGGGATGCGGGGCATGTCGATGTTCCAATTGTCGGCCGTTGGGATTCCGGCAGCCATTCTAGGTATTCTTTACATGGTGTTCATTGGGCAAAAGCTGCTGCCGGATAATAAATCCCTGGATGAAACGTACTATGAAAAAAGAAGAGAATATCTTACGGAGATGGTTGTTTCTCCTGATTGCACCGTTATTGGCAAAAGCATCGAACAGGCCGGATTGAGAAATTTGAAGGGTTTGTTTTTGTTCGAAATTATCCGCAGTAAAGAACACATTACCCCGGTCCCTTCCTACGAAAAAATTGAAGCGGGCGACCGCCTGCTTTTTTCCGGAGATATCGCCACTATTGTGGAGCTTCAGAATATTAAAGGACTGTATCTGGAAACGGGAACGGATTTGAATATGAATCATATGAAGGATGGCAGTGCCCAATTGATAGAAGCCGTCGTCTCTCACCATTCGGGTCTGCTGCAGAAAACGATCAAACAGCATAATTTTCGCAGCAGGTATGACGCAGCCGTGGTTGCGGTTCACCGAAACCATGAACGCATTCAGGGGAAAATCGGGGATATTGTTTTGCGGCCGGGGGATACATTGCTTTTACTGGCGGGTAAAGAATTTTTCAAGCGAAATGCTGAATCAAGTGACTTTTATTTGACTTCCCCTGTGGATTCATCGATTAAACCGGCAAATTCCGAGAAGGTCAAGCTGATATTGTTCATTGTGTTGGCCATGATTCTGGTCGCTTCTCTCAATTGGTTGTCGATGTTTAAGGCGTCGTTGTTGGCGGTCATTCTGCTTTTTATTACCCGGTCGATTGTGTCGGAAGATGTGCGAAAATCTGTTCATTTGGATGTGCTGCTATTGATTGCAAGCTCGTTAGGAATTGGATTGGCCTTGGAAAAGACAGGGGCGGCGGCTTGGATAGCATTAGTGATTCAGAAATTTGGCGGCGGCTTTGACTTTATTTCTTTGCCGTTACTGGTATATATCATGACAAATTTATTGACGGAAATCATAACCAACACCGCTGCTGCAGTCATCATGTTTCCAATCAGTGTTGCTCTTGCGAACCAAATGAATATCGACCCGATGGGGTTGATTATTACCATGACCATTGCCGCTTCCGCCAGCTTCGTTACCCCGATCGGTTACCAGACGAACTTGATTGTATACGGTCCGGGCGGGT